The proteins below come from a single Drosophila busckii strain San Diego stock center, stock number 13000-0081.31 chromosome X, ASM1175060v1, whole genome shotgun sequence genomic window:
- the LOC108606654 gene encoding molybdenum cofactor sulfurase, which produces MIDSNYTPEFSEAEQTLIHSEFSRLAESTYLDHAGTTLYAETQVLSAAQQLQRDVICNPHTCRLTGDYVDQVRYRVLEFFNTKAEDYHVIFTANATAALRLVAEHFDFLEAGNFHYCQENHTSVLGMRELVKANGIYMLTAEQLAKHAELQLQSPVVDQAATANSLVVFSAQCNFSGYKLPLDIIKQLQQQGLQETGKEVKAPKADAASQQYYVCLDAASYAASSPLDLQRYPADFVCLSFYKIFGYPTGVGALLVSKRGAEALRSRYYGGGSINYAYAHTLEHQLRGSLHERFENGTLPFLSIVELLQGFRTLERLVPGANPMERISRHVHGLAKYCAAQLQQLKHPNGAPLIQLYNHAGYEQRAQQGGIVAFNVRTADGAYVGFGEVACVAALQRILLRTGCFCNIGACQRHLQLTPETMDSIYKRAGRVCGDYYDLLDGQPTGAVRVSFGYMTRRQDVDKFLDMLRLSYLQLPKQQRLLDIEQQAAQLPQVLQQRVQRLRPRLLELAIYPVKSCAAFKIAAAAAWPLTAQGLQYDREWMIVDHNGLALTQKRCTQLCLLQPRIVGSALQLHFDSAASFFSVPLALEQSTRCLSKVCRQPVEGFDCGDDVANWLSEQLDLPGLRLLRQSMQRSSTGVQLSLVNQAQFLLVNRASVRHLQFEEPLADTVDRFRANIVIDTDVPFEELAFTKLRIGQVLFEVNGPCQRCDMICINQRTGERSPDTLTTIARLQSGKMRFGIYISRITEELADKQQQQQQLHLALGDVITIN; this is translated from the exons ATGATAGACTCTAACTATACGCCGGAATTTAGTGAAGCAGAGCAAACGCTGATTCACAGCGAATTTAGCAGACTTGCAG AGAGCACTTATCTCGATCATGCGGGCACAACACTCTATGCCGAAACACAAGTGCTgtcggcagcgcagcagctgcagcgcgaCGTCATATGCAATCCACATACATGCCGCCTAACCGGCGACTATGTGGATCAAGTGCGTTACCG AGTACTGGAGTTTTTTAATACCAAGGCGGAGGACTATCATGTGATATttacagcaaatgcaacagcagcgctgcgtTTGGTGGCAGAGCACTTTGATTTCCTGGAGGCAGGTAATTTTCATTATTGCCAAGAGAATCATACATCAGTGCTGGGCATGCGTGAGTTGGTTAAGGCCAATGGCATTTACATGTTGACAGCGGAACAGCTGGCTAAGCATGCagagttgcagctgcagtcgccAGTAGTAGATCAGGCAGCCACTGCCAATTCTTTGGTTGTTTTTTCTGCGCAGTGTAATTTCAGCGGCTACAAGCTGCCACTGGACATtatcaagcagctgcagcagcagggaCTACAGGAGACGGGCAAAGAAGTAAAAGCGCCAAAAGCAGATGCAGCCAGTCAGCAGTACTATGTGTGCCTGGATGCAGCAAGCTATGCAGCCAGCAGTCCCTTGGACTTGCAACGCTATCCCGCCGACTTTGTTTGCCTCAGTTTCTATAAGATCTTTGGCTACCCCACGGGCGTGGGTGCGCTGCTGGTGAGCAAACGTGGTGCTGAAGCTTTGCGCTCGCGCTATTATGGTGGCGGCAGCATTAACTATGCCTATGCGCATACGTTGGAGCATCAACTGCGTGGCAGCTTGCATGAGCGCTTTGAAAACGGCACGCTGCCTTTTTTGTCTAttgtggagctgctgcaggGCTTTCGCACGCTGGAACGCTTAGTGCCAGGTGCTAACCCTATGGAGCGCATCTCCCGCCACGTGCATGGCCTGGCCAAGTACTGcgcagcgcagctgcagcaactcaaGCATCCCAACGGTGCGCCACTCATTCAGCTCTACAATCATGCCGGCTATGAGCAGCGTGCCCAGCAAGGCGGCATTGTGGCCTTCAACGTGCGCACGGCTGACGGCGCTTATGTGGGCTTCGGCGAGGTGGCCTGTGTGGCTGCACTGCAGCGCATTTTGCTGCGCACAGGCTGCTTCTGCAACATAGGCGCCTGCCAGCGGCACCTGCAGCTGACGCCAGAGACTATGGATAGCATTTATAAGCGCGCGGGACGCGTTTGTGGCGATTATTATGATTTGCTTGATGGTCAGCCCACGGGCGCGGTGCGTGTATCCTTTGGCTACATGACAAGGCGCCAGGATGTGGATAAGTTCTTGGACATGCTGCGCTTGAGCTACCTGCAGctgcccaagcagcagcgcctgctggacatagagcagcaagcagcgcagctgcccCAAGTTCTGCAGCAGCGCGTGCAGCGACTGCGCCCGCGTCTGCTCGAGCTGGCCATATATCCCGTCAAGTCCTGTGCCGCATTCaaaatagctgcagctgccgcttggCCCTTGACAGCACAAGGCCTGCAGTACGATCGCGAATGGATGATTGTGGATCACAATGGCTTGGCCTTGACGCAAAAGCGCTGCACGCAGCTGTGTCTGCTCCAGCCGCGCATTGTCGGCTCAGCCTTGCAGTTGCACTTTGATAGCGCGGCCAGTTTCTTCAGCGTGCCACTCGCACTGGAGCAGTCCACGCGTTGCTTGAGCAAGGTCTGTCGCCAACCTGTCGAAGGCTTCGATTGTGGCGACGATGTGGCCAACTGGCTGTCCGAGCAGCTTGACTTGCCTGGCCTGCGTTTGCTGCGCCAATCGATGCAGCGCAGCTCGACCGGCGTACAGTTGAGTTTGGTCAACCAGGCGCAGTTTCTGCTGGTGAATCGCGCCTCAGTGCGTCATCTGCAGTTTGAGGAGCCTTTGGCGGATACGGTGGATCGCTTCCGCGCCAATATTGTCATAGACACCGATGTGCCCTTTGAAGAGCTGGCGTTCACCAAGCTGCGCATTGGCCAAGTGCTGTTCGAGGTAAATGGTCCTTGCCAGCGCTGTGATATGATCTGTATTAATCAACGCACGGGTGAACGTTCGCCGGACACTCTGACCACTATTGCGCGTCTGCAGAGCGGTAAGATGCGCTTTGGCATTTATATATCAAGAATAACTGAGGAATTGgctgacaagcagcagcagcagcagcagctgcatctgGCACTTGGTGACGTCATCActatcaattaa
- the LOC108607177 gene encoding small G protein signaling modulator 2 — protein MNMLHSFSSGGASSATGDATSDAELKERLIANVKKEVKQLMEEAVTKKYVHEESSSVTSLCGAVEACLSHGLRRRALGLFKTSSTTALIQKIAKVCPEADYVSRRLLELELAQENHAVSNKRSSSSSDSIIKPKLLSKGSGSSSSVTTINTAVSTVGLNGAATPLGKYLWIRLALHEKRLAKIIEHLVQNAQSYYDREALVADADYGSILSSLLVGPCALEFTRAKTADHYWTDPHADELVQRHRISSGNRTPPTCHRPIINFKRSLHTSSEDTSSGSFKACSPASVAKDYVESLHQNSRSTLLYGKNNVLVLPKDVAEPMPGYLSLHQSVQSLTIKWTPNQLMNGYNDVGDGGDKSFYWGYALNINVDEIVYVHCHQNRGGDTGGTIILVGQDGVQRPPIHFPEGGHLQAFLSCLETGLLPHGQLDPPLWSQRGIGKLFPWPKSVRRHILPSVMESSTDETPIDYVFRVVSKSQHEEFLATHPILELGRSSPRRKHLGSCSTTGSSDCSSKSLSLEQSSSNPDPPLIQASQTASIELVCSTMRRQIISRAFYGWLAYCRHLSTVRTHLSGLVNGRITPDLAADEEGLTPQKWQEMHVDGVVAGELELYRLVYFGGVAHEVRKEVWPYLLGHYAFGSTREERLRQDETCKHYYETTMSEWLAVEAIVRQREKEKNALAVAKLNAEQARLAANARAAQLPNGVAQLELQEEEELELELQLELEHEQLMGDNDVFDDNDFSDISDPGEEFDLQEQQQQQQQQEEQPAQLSSEQVVLEFQNIDDMEPLRLQENCFADSEAEGEAELGLTLDSSGNILMLSIKSSPSTSSYETVGNEFAELAECKPLEETELTETCGQLSKFHSADDVRHDEQEQEQEHPAAATAVIITEAASLDDLDVQCGNDDEPTEEFTSRKTSLMSPLNEDITVVASLDALQEPKSACVSPASSNGGVYSVELLEQFGLNLHRIEKDVQRCDRNYSYFANENLDKLRNVISTYVWEHLDIGYMQGMCDLVAPLLVIFDDESLSYSCFCKLMERMIENFPSGGAMDMHFANMRSLIQILDSEMYDLMDSNGDYTHFYFCYRWFLLDFKRELVYDDVFATWEVIWAAKHIASGHFVLFLALALLETYRDIILSNSMDFTDVIKFFNEMAERHNAQSILQLSRSLVLQLQTIIENK, from the exons atgaATATGCTACACAGTTTCAGCAGCGGCGGAGCTTCCAGCGCTACAGGAGATGCCACCAGCG ATGCGGAGCTGAAGGAGCGACTAATAGCGAACGTGAAGAAGGAGGTGAAGCAGCTGATGGAGGAGGCGGTGACCAAGAAGTATGTGCACGAGGAGAGCAGCTCGGTCACCTCGCTCTGCGGCGCTGTCGAGGCCTGCCTCAGTCACGGACTGCGCCGGCGTGCCCTGGGGCTGTTCAAGACCTCGTCGACCACGGCGCTGATACAGAAGATAGCCAAGGTCTGCCCGGAGGCGGACTATGTGAGCCGGCggctgctggagctggagctggcgcagGAGAACCATGCGGTGAGCAACAAGCGCTCCTCCTCCAGCAGCGACAGCATCATCAAGCCCAAGCTGCTGAGCaagggcagcggcagcagcagcagcgtcaccACCATCAACACGGCGGTGTCGACGGTGGGTCTGAATGGCGCCGCCACGCCGCTGGGCAAGTACCTGTGGATACGCCTGGCGCTGCACGAGAAGCGTCTGGCCAAGATCATTGAGCATCTGGTGCAGAATGCGCAGAGCTATTATGACCGTGAAGCGCTCGTGGCTGATGCCGATTATGGCTCCATACTGAGCTCACTGCTGGTCGGCCCGTGTGCGCTGGAGTTTACGCGCGCCAAGACCGCCGATCACTACTGGACAGATCCGCACGCGGATGAGCTGGTGCAGCGGCATCGCATCAGCTCCGGCAATCGCACGCCGCCCACCTGCCATCGGCCCATCATCAACTTCAAGCGCAGTCTGCACACCAGCTCCGAGGacaccagcagcggcagcttcaaGGCCTGCTCGCCGGCCAGCGTGGCCAAGGACTATGTGGAGTCGCTGCATCAGAACTCGCGCTCCACGCTGCTCTACGGCAAGAACAATGTGCTGGTGCTGCCCAAGGACGTGGCCGAGCCCATGCCCGGCTACCTCAGCCTGCACCAGAGCGTCCAGTCGCTCACCATCAAGTGGACGCCCAATCAGCTGATGAATGGCTACAACGATGTCGGCGATGGCGGCGACAAGAGCTTCTACTGGGGCTATGCGCTCAACATCAACGTGGACGAGATTGTCTATGTGCATTGTCATCAGAATCGCGGCGGCGACACCGGCGGCACCATCATCCTGGTGGGTCAAGACGGCGTCCAGCGTCCGCCCATACATTTCCCCGAGGGCGGGCACCTGCAGGCGTTCCTCAGCTGCCTGGAGACGGGTCTGCTGCCCCATGGCCAGCTGGATCCGCCGCTCTGGTCGCAGCGCGGCATTGGCAAGCTCTTCCCCTGGCCCAAGAGCGTGCGTCGCCACATCTTGCCCTCGGTCATGGAGTCCAGCACCGATGAGACGCCCATTGATTACGTCTTTCGTGTGGTCAGCAAGAGTCAGCACGAGGAGTTCC TGGCCACGCATCCGATACTGGAGCTGGGACGCTCGAGTCCGCGCCGCAAGCACCTGGGCAGCTGCTCGACCACgggcagcagcgactgctccAGCAAGAGCCTGTCGCtggagcagagcagcagcaatccgGATCCGCCGCTCATACAGGCGAGCCAGACGGCAAGCATTGAGCTCGTGTGCTCCACAATGCGGCGTCAGATCATCTCGCGCGCCTTCTATGGCTGGCTGGCCTACTGTCGCCATCTCTCGACGGTGCGCACGCATCTCTCGGGACTGGTCAACGGACGCATTACGCCGGATT TGGCTGCCGATGAGGAGGGCCTGACGCCGCAGAAGTGGCAGGAGATGCATGTGGATGGCGTCGTGGCTGGCGAGCTGGAGCTGTACCGCTTGGTCTACTTTGGCGGAGTGGCGCACGAGGTGCGCAAGGAGGTGTGGCCGTATCTGCTGGGCCACTACGCCTTTGGCAGCACGCGCGAGGAGCGGCTGAGGCAGGACGAGACCTGCAAGCATTACTATGAGACGACCATGAGCGAGTGGCTGGCGGTGGAGGCGATTGTGCGTCAGCGTGAGAAGGAGAAGAACGCGCTGGCGGTGGCGAAGCTGAATGCGGAGCAGGCGCGTCTGGCGGCGAATGCGAGGGCGGCACAGCTGCCCAATGGCGTGGCACAGTTGGAGCtgcaggaggaggaggagctggagcttgagctgcagctggagctggagcatgAGCAGCTGATGGGCGACAATGATGTGTTCGATGACAACGACTTTTCGGACATATCCGATCCGGGCGAGGAGTTTGACttgcaggagcagcagcagcagcagcagcagcaagaagagcAGCCGGCTCAGCTTAGCTCAGAGCAGGTGGTGCTGGAATTCCAGAACATCGATGACATGGAGCCGCTGCGTCTGCAGGAGAACTGCTTTGCCGACTCGGAGGCCGAAGGCGAAGCCGAGCTGGGACTCACGCTcgacagcagcggcaacataCTGATGTTGAGCATCAAGAGCTCACCCTCCACCTCCAGCTATGAGACCGTTGGCAATGAGTTTGCCGAGCTGGCCGAATGCAAGCCGCTGGAGGAGACCGAATTGACCGAAACGTGTGGCCAGCTGAGCAAGTTCCACAGCGCCGACGATGTGCGTCACGACGaacaggagcaggagcaggagcatcCGGCTGCAGCCACAGCGGTCATCATCACCGAAGCGGCCAGTCTAGATGATCTCGATGTGCAATGTGGAAACGACGACGAGCCCACCGAAGAGTTTACCTCGCGTAAAACAAGCCTCATGTCGCCGCTGAACGAGGACATCACCGTGGTCGCCTCACTGGACGCGCTGCAGGAGCCCAAGTCCGCCTGCGTCTCCCCAGCCAGCTCCAATGGCGGCGTCTACAGCGTCGAGCTGCTCGAGCAGTTCGGACTGAATCTGCATCGCATCGAGAAGGACGTGCAGCGTTGCGATCGCAACTATTCGTACTTTGCCAATGAGAATCTGGACAAGCTGCGCAATGTGATATCGACATATGTGTGGGAGCATCTGGACATTGGTTACATGCAGGGCATGTGCGATCTTGTGGCCCCGCTGCTGGTCATCTTTGATGACGAGTCGCTCAGCTACAGCTGCTTCTGCAAGCTCATGGAGCGCATGATTGAGAACTTTCCCAGCGGTGGCGCCATGGACATGCATTTTGCCAATATGCG CTCGCTTATTCAAATACTCGACTCGGAGATGTACGATCTGATGGACTCGAATGGGGACTACACGCACTTTTACTTCTGTTACCGCTGGTTCCTCTTGGACTTCAAGCGTGAGCTTGTCTATGACGATGTCTTTGCCACCTGGGAGGTCATCTGGGCGGCCAAGCACATTGCCTCCGGTCACTTTGTGCTCTTCCTCGCATTGGCGTTGCTCGAGACCTACCGCGACATTATTCTATCCAATAGCATGGACTTTACCGATGTCATCAAGTTCTTCAATG AAATGGCTGAGCGACATAATGCGCAATCGATACTGCAGCTCTCTCGCAGCCTCGTGCTGCAATTGCAgacaataattgaaaataaataa